CTTGTTCCCAACATTTCGGATATGCTTCAACGATCGATCGCCTCGTTCCCCCGGCAGGAAGAGTTCGATGATTTTGCGGCGCGATTTCGCGCTTGTTCTCCGGCGCCGGTCCCGCAGTTACCCGAACCTTCCCGTGATGTAGTCGTCGGTCTGCTTCTTGTCCGGCGTGGTGAATATCTTCTCCGTGGTGCCGTGCTCGATCAGCTCGCCCATGTACAGGAAGCCGGTCATGTCCGACACCCGGGCGGCCTGTTGCATGTTATGGGTCACGATGATGATCGTGACGTCTTTTTTCAGCTTGACGACCAGTTCCTCGATCTTTGCCGTGGAGATGGGGTCGAGCGCCGATGTCGGTTCGTCGAAAAGCAATACTTCCGGTTCTACGGCAAGGGCGCGCGCGATGACGAGGCGCTGCTGCTGGCCGCCCGAGAGGTCGAATGCATTCGCGTTCATCTTGTCCCTGACCTCTTCCCAGAGGGCCGCATGCTTGAGCGCCTGTTCGATGCGGCCGATAAGTTCAGATTTGTTCCGGACCCCTTTCAGCCTGAGGCCATAGGCTATGTTCTCGGCTATGGACATGGGGAAAGGGGTCGGCTTCTGGAAAACCATGCCGATGCGGCTCCTCAAGTTGATGAGATCCACGTCATTCGCGAGGATATTCCTGTCCTGGAAGATGATCTCGCCGCCATACCGGTGCCTTGGATAGAGATCGTGCATGCGGTTGAAGCAGCGGAGGAGCGTGGTTTTCCCGCAGCCTGAAGGCCCGATGAGCGCCGTGACATGGTATTTTTTGATCGGCAGGGAGATGCCTTTCAGGGCATGGACATCGCCGTTATAATAGAAGTTCAGGTCTTTGACCTCGATCTCGATCTTTTCCGTCAACGCTTATACCTCCACCAAATGGCCAGCCTGCCCATGATCGTAAGGGCGAGTATGAACAGGGTGATCACGAATGCCGCACCCCACGCCTGAGTATGCCAGCTT
This genomic interval from Nitrospirota bacterium contains the following:
- the pstB gene encoding phosphate ABC transporter ATP-binding protein PstB, with product MTEKIEIEVKDLNFYYNGDVHALKGISLPIKKYHVTALIGPSGCGKTTLLRCFNRMHDLYPRHRYGGEIIFQDRNILANDVDLINLRSRIGMVFQKPTPFPMSIAENIAYGLRLKGVRNKSELIGRIEQALKHAALWEEVRDKMNANAFDLSGGQQQRLVIARALAVEPEVLLFDEPTSALDPISTAKIEELVVKLKKDVTIIIVTHNMQQAARVSDMTGFLYMGELIEHGTTEKIFTTPDKKQTDDYITGRFG